From Paenibacillus sp. GP183, one genomic window encodes:
- the argS gene encoding arginine--tRNA ligase, translated as MDVLNQVKATLKEAITEAVASAGLAEASQLPEIILEVPKDKAHGDFATNIAMQLSRIAKQNPRQVAEQLVAHLRKEKAGIAEAEIAGPGFINFTMNKSYLYSIIKDVRDKGERYGEVHIGQGKRIQVEFVSANPTGSLHLGHARGAAVGDALCNVLDFAGYEVSREYYINDAGNQIMNLAKSIEARYLQAMGQDVPMPEDGYHGEDIKQFAVELLQQEGERLAALPYEERLVYFRVYGLEKELDKIKRDLARFGVKFDEWFSETSIYTDQLIPDVLKELREKGHIFEEEGATWLRTTPFGDDKERVLIKNDGSFTYLTPDIAYHRNKYQRGFDQLINIWGADHHGYIPRMKAAMTALGYDPDTLTVLIAQMVSLFQDGEKVKMSKRTGKAVTMEELMDEVGVDPIRYFFTMRSMDSHLDFDMDLAVSQSNENPVFYVQYAHARICSIFRQAEEQGIVLQDLQQIDLTILNTEAELDLLRKMGELPEEIAVAAEQYAPHRLIRYVYELASQFHSYYKAERVITDDAQQTQARLALLGALRTTLANVLRLVGVSAPERM; from the coding sequence ATGGATGTGCTCAATCAAGTTAAAGCAACCCTCAAGGAAGCTATTACTGAAGCTGTTGCTTCCGCAGGACTTGCTGAAGCCTCGCAGCTGCCGGAAATCATCTTGGAAGTGCCCAAGGATAAAGCGCATGGCGATTTTGCCACGAACATAGCCATGCAGCTTTCACGCATCGCCAAGCAAAATCCAAGGCAAGTCGCCGAGCAGCTAGTAGCTCATCTTCGTAAAGAAAAGGCAGGTATTGCCGAAGCGGAGATTGCCGGACCGGGATTTATTAATTTTACAATGAACAAAAGCTACCTTTATTCCATCATCAAGGATGTTCGGGACAAGGGTGAACGTTACGGTGAAGTCCATATAGGCCAAGGGAAAAGAATACAGGTCGAATTCGTCAGTGCCAATCCTACCGGCTCCTTGCATTTGGGGCATGCCAGAGGGGCCGCAGTCGGCGATGCCCTTTGCAATGTGCTTGATTTTGCAGGCTATGAGGTGTCCAGAGAGTACTACATCAATGATGCGGGCAATCAAATCATGAATCTGGCCAAGTCAATTGAAGCCCGTTATTTGCAAGCCATGGGACAAGACGTTCCCATGCCCGAGGACGGGTATCATGGTGAGGACATCAAGCAATTCGCCGTCGAATTATTGCAGCAGGAAGGCGAACGCCTGGCTGCCCTTCCTTATGAAGAGCGCTTGGTATATTTTCGCGTCTACGGACTTGAAAAAGAGCTCGATAAAATCAAACGGGATCTGGCTCGATTCGGTGTGAAGTTCGATGAATGGTTCTCGGAAACTTCCATTTATACGGACCAATTGATTCCGGATGTCCTGAAGGAGTTAAGGGAAAAAGGACATATCTTCGAAGAAGAAGGAGCCACTTGGCTGCGGACCACCCCTTTTGGCGATGATAAGGAACGCGTTTTGATCAAGAACGACGGATCCTTCACTTATTTGACGCCGGATATTGCTTACCACCGCAATAAATATCAGCGAGGGTTCGACCAATTGATCAACATTTGGGGCGCCGACCATCACGGTTATATCCCGCGGATGAAAGCCGCCATGACGGCTCTTGGCTATGATCCCGACACACTCACCGTGCTGATCGCCCAGATGGTCAGCTTGTTCCAAGACGGGGAAAAAGTCAAAATGTCGAAGCGTACCGGCAAAGCGGTCACGATGGAAGAACTGATGGATGAGGTTGGCGTGGACCCGATCCGCTATTTCTTCACTATGCGCAGCATGGATTCGCATCTCGATTTCGACATGGATCTTGCCGTTTCGCAGTCCAATGAGAATCCTGTCTTTTATGTACAATATGCGCATGCGCGGATCTGCAGCATTTTTCGACAAGCCGAAGAGCAGGGCATAGTGCTCCAGGATTTGCAGCAGATCGACCTGACGATCCTAAACACGGAAGCGGAGCTCGACCTGCTGCGCAAAATGGGCGAGCTGCCCGAAGAGATCGCGGTCGCGGCCGAGCAGTACGCTCCGCATCGGCTCATCCGCTATGTCTATGAACTGGCCAGCCAGTTTCATAGCTATTACAAGGCCGAGCGCGTCATCACCGACGACGCACAGCAAACCCAGGCGCGCCTCGCCTTGCTGGGCGCGCTGCGCACGACCCTGGCCAACGTGCTCCGCCTCGTTGGCGTTTCGGCTCCGGAGCGGATGTAG
- the rpoE gene encoding DNA-directed RNA polymerase subunit delta: MATDYTLKISDEKAKEMPMVDLAFELLKAVNTPFYYRDLMSEIAKIKGLSEQDVMQVIAQLYTEINIDGRFACVGTNLWGLKRWYPVEKTDDAVSNAKRPRIINDEDDDLDDDDIFAEEEVEEEYDAFAEPDEFEAEEEAEEDTEFFEDEEIEGEDLGDAVIGDDAEEEAEDELDDETDEESTFEDDEEEDK; the protein is encoded by the coding sequence ATGGCTACCGATTACACTCTCAAAATCTCCGATGAAAAGGCAAAAGAAATGCCTATGGTGGATTTGGCGTTCGAGTTACTGAAGGCGGTAAACACGCCGTTTTATTACCGTGACCTGATGTCGGAAATTGCAAAGATCAAGGGATTATCCGAACAGGATGTTATGCAGGTAATCGCTCAACTATATACGGAGATTAATATCGACGGCCGTTTTGCTTGCGTAGGCACTAACTTATGGGGTTTGAAGCGCTGGTATCCGGTGGAAAAAACCGATGATGCGGTCAGTAACGCCAAGCGTCCAAGAATTATCAACGATGAAGATGACGATTTGGACGACGACGATATTTTTGCCGAGGAAGAAGTCGAAGAAGAATACGATGCCTTCGCGGAACCGGATGAATTCGAAGCCGAAGAAGAAGCGGAAGAGGATACCGAATTCTTTGAGGACGAGGAGATTGAAGGGGAAGATCTCGGAGATGCCGTCATTGGAGACGATGCGGAAGAGGAAGCCGAGGATGAACTTGATGACGAAACGGATGAGGAATCCACGTTTGAAGACGATGAAGAAGAAGACAAATAA
- the fba gene encoding class II fructose-1,6-bisphosphate aldolase — MPLVSMNDFLPQAKANKFAVGQFNMNNLEFAQAIMEAAMELKSPFIYGVSEGALKYMGIEFTVAIAEAAAKKSGLPIALHLDHGSSFEVAMKCIRAGFSSVMFDGSHHSYEDNIRLTKEVVKAARAMGVSVEGELGTIGGVEDDISVDEENANMAKPEEAIRFYEETGVDCLAIAVGTAHGMYAGEPNIHFDIIEKVSRAIPVPVVLHGGSGVPDEMIRKSIQAGVGKINVNTENQVAMTEAIREVLGKDGKVYDPRKYLTPAKKAMVEVVKSKIQLFGSSNQA; from the coding sequence ATGCCACTCGTTTCGATGAATGATTTTTTGCCGCAAGCCAAAGCGAATAAATTCGCAGTGGGTCAATTCAACATGAATAATTTGGAGTTCGCCCAAGCGATTATGGAAGCTGCCATGGAACTGAAGTCTCCGTTTATCTATGGAGTCAGTGAAGGGGCGCTCAAGTATATGGGCATCGAATTTACAGTAGCTATTGCGGAAGCGGCAGCTAAAAAATCCGGCTTGCCGATTGCTTTGCATCTTGATCATGGCAGCTCTTTCGAAGTGGCAATGAAATGTATCCGTGCCGGCTTCAGCTCTGTTATGTTTGACGGTTCTCATCATTCCTATGAAGACAATATCCGTTTAACCAAGGAAGTGGTTAAAGCCGCTCGCGCTATGGGCGTTTCCGTAGAGGGTGAGCTGGGCACAATTGGCGGAGTTGAGGACGATATCAGCGTTGACGAAGAAAATGCAAACATGGCCAAACCGGAAGAAGCCATCCGTTTCTATGAAGAGACCGGTGTCGATTGTCTGGCTATTGCAGTGGGTACTGCTCACGGTATGTATGCCGGCGAACCTAATATTCATTTTGACATCATTGAGAAAGTATCCCGTGCTATACCTGTTCCAGTGGTGCTTCATGGCGGCTCCGGTGTGCCGGATGAAATGATTCGCAAATCCATTCAAGCAGGCGTAGGCAAAATCAATGTGAACACAGAGAACCAAGTGGCCATGACTGAAGCCATCCGCGAAGTTCTTGGTAAAGACGGAAAAGTTTATGATCCTCGCAAGTATCTAACCCCAGCCAAGAAAGCCATGGTTGAAGTTGTAAAATCCAAAATTCAATTGTTCGGAAGCAGCAATCAAGCTTAA
- a CDS encoding radical SAM protein, translating to MNLVYADSAGNVFDHPDFYSLGRNAEMITEIMEDELIPLPEGATLVSLPHTRPVGIHAESGNMQLVEGDYQAVGALLPQGFTRLLLPGYVKSDKSQLLPLFGYTAVVWKEDGFYVAAKQSDAPYFWNPVNCDPDELEVQVKRLVSQYPENRLYEHLSNCALGYECLTASNTFLNRWEGAVPVSFSCNAGCFGCISEQPDDSGFPAPQTRMSFKPNVDEVVQVMLEHLRTPDSIISFGQGCEGEPSTQAPLIIAAMREVRQQTKLGYININTNAGLSDHIRGIVDAGLDLMRVSTISALDDHYNAYYKPRGYTLKNVEKSLRYAKEQGVITSINYLVFPGVTDREEEIEAMIEFVRRTELKLIQFRNLNIDPESYLGVIPKARGELFGMKQMIEIFQEELPDVILGSYTHTPEFFGKTTGARA from the coding sequence ATGAATTTGGTTTACGCTGACTCAGCCGGCAACGTATTTGATCATCCCGATTTCTATTCGCTCGGCCGCAACGCCGAGATGATAACGGAAATTATGGAGGATGAATTAATCCCTCTGCCGGAGGGAGCTACTTTAGTAAGTTTGCCTCATACCAGACCTGTTGGAATACATGCTGAATCCGGTAATATGCAGCTTGTAGAAGGAGATTATCAAGCTGTAGGCGCATTGCTGCCGCAAGGGTTCACTCGTTTATTGCTCCCTGGCTATGTAAAATCGGACAAAAGCCAGCTGCTTCCGCTATTTGGATATACCGCTGTTGTGTGGAAAGAGGATGGCTTTTATGTGGCTGCCAAGCAAAGCGACGCTCCTTACTTCTGGAATCCTGTAAACTGCGATCCAGATGAACTGGAGGTTCAGGTTAAACGTTTGGTTAGCCAGTATCCCGAGAATCGGTTATACGAACATTTATCCAACTGTGCTCTGGGTTATGAGTGTTTGACTGCATCCAACACGTTCTTGAATCGTTGGGAGGGGGCTGTCCCCGTTTCCTTTTCGTGCAATGCAGGATGCTTTGGCTGTATCTCCGAGCAGCCGGATGACAGCGGGTTCCCTGCCCCGCAAACGCGGATGAGCTTCAAACCGAATGTGGATGAAGTCGTGCAAGTCATGCTGGAGCATTTGCGGACACCGGACAGCATCATCAGCTTCGGGCAAGGCTGTGAGGGCGAGCCCTCTACCCAAGCGCCGTTAATCATCGCGGCTATGAGAGAGGTGCGGCAGCAAACGAAGTTGGGCTATATCAACATCAATACGAATGCGGGATTGTCGGACCATATTCGCGGTATTGTCGATGCGGGACTTGATTTGATGAGAGTAAGTACAATCAGTGCACTGGACGATCATTACAATGCCTATTACAAGCCGCGAGGCTATACCCTTAAGAATGTTGAAAAATCCCTGCGTTATGCGAAGGAACAAGGGGTTATTACCTCGATTAACTACTTGGTGTTTCCCGGCGTCACGGATCGCGAAGAGGAAATTGAGGCCATGATTGAGTTTGTCCGCAGAACGGAATTGAAATTAATTCAATTCAGAAACCTCAATATTGATCCGGAGAGCTACCTGGGGGTCATCCCCAAGGCTCGAGGGGAGCTTTTTGGCATGAAGCAGATGATTGAGATTTTCCAGGAAGAGCTGCCGGATGTCATTTTGGGCTCTTATACGCATACACCTGAATTTTTTGGGAAAACAACCGGAGCAAGAGCGTAG
- a CDS encoding S8 family peptidase, with protein sequence MDAINFLRQLHEEIGSAQGSAKKHILHFRNLRDYRLCKVELERLKTSLSGLSSVQDLQIIHAFSCSLDSNQKLAEGQYPIYIEEDCKMKVHDNPSPKKGKQVHSLNQLVKSPVIPWGVGQIKAPEAWKQSLGNHVSIGVIDTGVDYNHPDLRQAVSRGVNLIHRHLLPFDDNGHGTHISGTIAAAGSANGIIGVAPRANIHPVKAFDQNGSAYVSDIIAGIDWCVQNNLDVINMSFGMKTYNKSLELAVLNAYHAGKVIVASSGNDGHKAAIDYPARFPQVVSVGAMTKNNKIAIFSNRGRRIDVYAPGERVYSAWLHGAYNELSGTSMATAHVSGVIALMLSMRPRLAPLQIKTILRRYSNSLSKNRKVRWQPGQLNARRVLNALNKDK encoded by the coding sequence TTGGATGCCATCAATTTTCTTCGTCAGCTGCACGAAGAGATTGGATCAGCTCAAGGTTCGGCCAAGAAACACATCCTCCATTTCCGAAACCTTAGAGATTACAGGTTATGCAAAGTTGAGCTGGAGCGTTTGAAAACCTCGCTCTCGGGCTTGTCCTCCGTGCAGGATCTTCAAATTATTCACGCCTTCTCCTGCTCCCTGGATTCCAACCAGAAGCTAGCTGAAGGACAGTATCCTATCTACATCGAAGAAGATTGCAAAATGAAAGTTCATGACAACCCCTCGCCCAAAAAGGGCAAGCAAGTCCATTCCCTGAATCAATTGGTAAAATCACCTGTCATTCCTTGGGGTGTTGGGCAGATTAAAGCTCCGGAGGCATGGAAGCAATCGCTCGGCAATCATGTAAGTATAGGCGTTATTGATACCGGAGTGGATTATAACCATCCCGATCTTCGACAAGCGGTTTCACGCGGGGTTAATCTGATCCATCGGCATTTGCTCCCATTTGACGACAACGGGCATGGCACCCATATATCCGGCACGATCGCGGCAGCAGGCAGCGCAAACGGGATTATCGGCGTAGCACCGAGAGCGAACATTCATCCAGTGAAAGCCTTTGATCAAAACGGAAGCGCTTATGTCTCCGATATCATTGCCGGTATCGACTGGTGCGTGCAAAATAATCTGGATGTCATCAATATGAGCTTCGGCATGAAGACCTACAACAAATCATTGGAATTGGCCGTGCTGAATGCCTATCATGCCGGCAAGGTTATCGTCGCTTCGTCCGGAAACGATGGCCATAAGGCCGCGATCGATTATCCGGCGCGCTTCCCTCAAGTCGTCTCGGTCGGAGCGATGACGAAGAATAATAAAATCGCCATCTTCAGCAACCGGGGGCGGCGCATTGACGTCTACGCGCCGGGCGAGCGCGTATATTCCGCTTGGCTCCACGGCGCTTATAACGAGCTGAGCGGCACCTCCATGGCCACGGCTCACGTCAGCGGCGTGATTGCCTTAATGCTTTCAATGCGGCCGCGGCTCGCGCCGCTGCAGATCAAAACGATCCTGAGGCGGTATTCCAATTCGCTCAGCAAAAACCGCAAAGTGCGGTGGCAGCCCGGGCAGCTCAATGCCCGACGCGTGCTGAACGCACTTAATAAGGATAAATAA
- the rho gene encoding transcription termination factor Rho, with product MSMQLAELETQKLTELYKLAKKHQIPSYGQLKKKELIFSILRAQAAESGLMFMEGVLEILSEGFGFLRPINYLPSTEDIYISASQIRKFDLRSGDLVSGKCRPPKENERYFGLLQVEAVNGEKPETASERLHFPALTPLYPQTRIILETTPTKLSTRIMDLLAPVGLGQRGLIVAPPKAGKTLLLKEIANSISTNYPDIELFVLLIDERPEEVTDMQRSVNGEVVASTFDELPENHIKVAELVLERAMRLVEHKKDVVILLDSITRLARAYNLVVPPSGRTLTGGIDPSAFHRPKRFFGAARNIEEGGSLTILATALVETGSRMDDVIYEEFKGTGNLELHLDRKLAERRTFPAIDIRRSGTRREEALLTKDELDKVWALRKGMNDSYEYTETFIKKLGDSKTNQEFLDTLTAAAAGTGKGKVKPSAS from the coding sequence ATGAGCATGCAGCTTGCAGAATTAGAGACACAGAAGCTTACAGAATTATATAAGTTAGCGAAAAAACATCAGATCCCATCCTATGGACAACTCAAGAAAAAAGAGCTGATCTTCTCCATACTTCGGGCTCAAGCTGCAGAAAGCGGATTGATGTTCATGGAGGGCGTTCTGGAAATTCTTTCAGAGGGCTTTGGATTTTTGAGGCCGATTAACTATTTGCCGAGTACGGAAGATATTTATATTTCCGCCTCGCAAATTCGCAAATTTGATTTGCGATCAGGAGATTTAGTCTCCGGGAAATGCAGGCCTCCCAAAGAGAATGAACGTTATTTCGGTCTCCTTCAAGTGGAAGCCGTTAATGGTGAGAAACCCGAAACCGCATCCGAAAGGCTCCACTTTCCAGCGCTAACCCCTTTATATCCACAGACGCGCATCATTTTGGAGACCACTCCAACCAAGCTTTCCACCCGGATCATGGATTTGCTGGCCCCTGTAGGATTAGGACAGCGTGGATTAATCGTAGCTCCCCCCAAAGCAGGCAAAACCTTGCTGCTAAAGGAAATTGCCAACAGTATTTCTACCAATTATCCGGACATTGAATTGTTTGTATTGCTCATCGATGAACGGCCGGAGGAAGTAACAGACATGCAGCGCTCTGTAAATGGAGAGGTTGTGGCCTCGACATTTGATGAGCTCCCGGAGAATCATATCAAGGTTGCCGAGCTGGTGCTGGAACGCGCCATGCGGCTTGTCGAACATAAGAAAGATGTCGTTATCCTGCTTGACAGCATTACTCGTCTGGCCAGAGCCTATAACCTGGTTGTTCCTCCATCCGGACGTACACTGACCGGTGGTATTGACCCGAGTGCTTTCCACCGTCCAAAGCGTTTTTTTGGGGCGGCTCGAAACATCGAAGAGGGCGGCAGCTTGACGATTCTCGCAACTGCCCTTGTAGAGACAGGTTCCAGAATGGACGATGTCATCTATGAAGAGTTCAAGGGAACCGGGAATTTGGAGCTTCATCTGGATCGCAAGCTCGCCGAGCGCAGAACGTTCCCGGCGATTGATATTCGGAGGTCCGGCACACGCCGTGAAGAGGCTCTTTTGACGAAGGATGAGCTGGATAAAGTTTGGGCTTTACGCAAAGGAATGAATGATTCCTACGAATATACGGAAACCTTTATTAAGAAGCTGGGAGACTCCAAGACCAATCAGGAGTTTTTGGATACATTAACAGCCGCTGCAGCCGGAACCGGCAAGGGCAAGGTTAAGCCTTCGGCTTCTTGA
- a CDS encoding CTP synthase, whose product MTKYIFVTGGVVSSLGKGITAASLGRLLKNRGLKVTIQKFDPYINVDPGTMSPYQHGEVFVTDDGAETDLDLGHYERFIDINLSKNSNVTTGKVYSSVITKERRGEYLGGTVQVIPHITNEIKDRIIRAGREAGSDVVITEIGGTVGDIESLPFLEAIRQMKNDIGRDNVIYIHVTLIPYLNAAGELKTKPTQHSVKELRSLGIQPHVIVCRTEQSLTEEMKRKIALFCDIEPGAVIECKDAETLYEVPMMLRDQGLDEFVVNHLKLITNPLEMGEWEDMVHRVKNLKQTTEIAIVGKYVALHDAYLSIVEALGHAGIDNGSEITIRWINAEDVYDHNVSELLQGVNGILVPGGFGDRGIEGKVSAIRYARESGIPFLGICLGMQVAVVEYARSIVKLEGANSSEINPTTAYPVIDLLPEQKDIEDLGGTMRLGLYPCKLAPDSLAAQCYQDELVYERHRHRYEFNNQYRDLLESAGLRISGTSPDGRLVEMIELPGHPWFLAVQFHPEFTSRPNRPQPLFREFVKASLQIQT is encoded by the coding sequence ATGACTAAGTACATTTTTGTAACCGGAGGCGTCGTGTCTTCGTTGGGCAAAGGGATTACAGCTGCTTCCTTGGGAAGGCTGCTCAAGAACAGGGGCCTCAAAGTTACCATTCAGAAATTCGATCCCTATATCAATGTGGATCCAGGGACCATGAGTCCCTACCAGCATGGGGAAGTGTTTGTTACCGATGATGGCGCCGAAACGGATTTGGATTTGGGCCATTATGAACGGTTTATCGACATTAATCTTTCCAAAAACTCGAATGTAACAACTGGCAAAGTATATTCCTCTGTCATTACCAAAGAACGCAGAGGGGAATACCTTGGTGGAACTGTGCAGGTGATCCCGCATATCACGAATGAGATCAAGGATCGTATTATCCGCGCTGGACGTGAAGCTGGATCCGATGTAGTCATCACCGAAATTGGCGGAACGGTTGGGGACATTGAAAGTCTTCCTTTTCTGGAAGCTATACGTCAAATGAAAAATGATATTGGCCGCGACAATGTAATCTACATTCACGTCACCTTGATTCCGTACCTCAATGCGGCTGGAGAATTAAAAACAAAACCCACGCAGCATAGCGTGAAAGAGCTGCGCAGTCTGGGCATCCAACCGCATGTCATTGTCTGCCGCACGGAGCAATCACTGACTGAAGAAATGAAACGGAAAATTGCCTTGTTCTGTGATATTGAGCCGGGTGCTGTTATAGAATGCAAAGATGCTGAAACCTTGTATGAAGTGCCCATGATGCTGCGAGACCAGGGGCTGGATGAGTTTGTAGTTAACCACCTTAAGCTCATTACAAATCCTCTGGAGATGGGCGAATGGGAAGACATGGTTCATCGGGTGAAGAACTTGAAGCAAACGACCGAGATCGCCATTGTCGGTAAATATGTGGCTCTGCACGATGCTTACCTGAGCATCGTTGAGGCTTTGGGACATGCAGGTATTGACAATGGTTCCGAGATTACCATTCGTTGGATCAACGCCGAAGATGTTTACGATCATAATGTTTCGGAGCTGCTTCAAGGTGTAAATGGCATACTGGTGCCTGGAGGCTTTGGGGATAGAGGGATTGAAGGCAAAGTATCGGCAATCCGCTATGCACGGGAGAGTGGTATCCCTTTCTTGGGCATCTGTCTAGGTATGCAAGTAGCCGTTGTGGAATATGCTCGTTCCATCGTTAAACTCGAAGGAGCCAACAGCTCTGAAATCAATCCAACGACAGCTTACCCTGTCATCGATTTGCTGCCCGAACAAAAAGATATTGAGGATTTGGGCGGTACCATGCGCTTAGGGCTTTATCCCTGCAAGCTGGCTCCAGACAGTTTGGCCGCGCAATGCTACCAGGATGAATTGGTTTATGAGCGCCATCGTCACCGCTATGAATTCAACAATCAATATCGTGACCTCTTGGAGTCGGCGGGATTGCGTATATCCGGCACGTCGCCGGATGGCCGATTGGTGGAAATGATTGAGCTTCCCGGGCATCCCTGGTTTTTGGCGGTACAGTTCCATCCGGAGTTTACCTCCAGACCGAATCGGCCGCAGCCTTTATTCCGTGAATTTGTGAAAGCTTCTTTACAGATACAGACATAA
- a CDS encoding UDP-N-acetylglucosamine 1-carboxyvinyltransferase encodes MEKLMIAGGRPLRGTVQISGAKNSAVALIPAAILAETTVILDNLPHLSDVAVYTEILTDLGASIDWNEDKMVIDPSRMKSLPMPNGKVKKLRASYYLMGALLGRFGEATIGLPGGCNFEPRPIDLHIKGFEALGAQVSNENGALRIRAKELRGAKIYLDMVSVGATINIMLAASRAKGSTIIENAAKEPEIIDVATLLNAMGAKIIGAGTETIRIEGVDSLHGCRHSIIPDRIQAGTYMIAAAATRGDVIVDNVIPKHMEAVTAKLQEMGVHIYEMDESIRVVGQPEYQSVDVKALVYPGFATDLQSPMASLLCQARGVSILTDYVYSNRFKHIPELVRMGAKMKVEGRSAIIEGSLLSSAKVKATDLRAGAALVIAGLSVSFGGITEVTGVEYIDRGYENLVTNLSSLGAEVWRVQEE; translated from the coding sequence TTGGAAAAATTAATGATCGCTGGCGGACGTCCGCTGCGAGGGACCGTTCAAATTAGCGGTGCAAAGAACAGTGCAGTTGCCTTGATTCCAGCTGCCATTCTTGCAGAAACAACAGTAATTTTGGATAATCTGCCTCATCTTAGCGATGTGGCTGTATATACAGAAATTTTAACAGATTTGGGGGCTTCCATCGATTGGAATGAAGACAAGATGGTCATAGACCCGAGCCGTATGAAATCCCTCCCCATGCCTAATGGCAAAGTAAAAAAGCTAAGGGCCTCCTATTATTTAATGGGCGCACTTTTAGGTAGATTTGGTGAAGCTACCATCGGCCTCCCGGGAGGATGCAATTTCGAACCGCGGCCGATTGATCTGCATATAAAAGGATTCGAGGCTTTGGGGGCGCAAGTCAGCAATGAGAACGGAGCTTTGCGGATTCGTGCAAAGGAGCTCCGCGGGGCCAAAATTTATTTGGACATGGTGAGCGTCGGCGCTACGATCAATATCATGCTGGCTGCATCGCGAGCTAAAGGCTCTACTATTATCGAAAACGCAGCCAAAGAGCCGGAAATCATCGATGTCGCTACGCTGCTCAATGCGATGGGCGCCAAAATCATAGGAGCCGGTACCGAAACGATCCGTATTGAAGGTGTGGATTCCCTGCATGGCTGCCGTCATTCTATTATTCCCGATCGGATTCAAGCCGGTACTTATATGATTGCTGCAGCTGCAACCCGCGGTGACGTAATCGTTGATAACGTAATCCCCAAGCATATGGAAGCCGTCACGGCCAAACTTCAGGAGATGGGTGTACATATCTATGAAATGGATGAATCCATTCGCGTAGTCGGTCAGCCTGAATATCAGAGTGTCGATGTGAAAGCGTTGGTTTACCCCGGGTTTGCTACAGACCTTCAGTCCCCTATGGCGAGTTTGCTTTGTCAAGCGCGTGGTGTAAGTATTTTGACAGACTATGTATACAGCAACCGATTTAAACATATACCAGAATTGGTTCGTATGGGTGCCAAGATGAAAGTAGAGGGCCGTTCGGCCATAATCGAGGGTTCTTTACTAAGTTCCGCTAAAGTGAAAGCCACGGACCTCAGAGCCGGTGCGGCGCTGGTTATTGCTGGTTTAAGCGTTTCTTTCGGAGGGATTACCGAGGTCACAGGTGTGGAGTATATCGATAGGGGTTACGAGAATTTAGTAACCAACCTTTCTTCTTTGGGGGCGGAAGTTTGGCGTGTCCAAGAGGAATAA
- a CDS encoding DUF1934 domain-containing protein: protein MATTGKQRVRIRIESRQGKQETLQLAQGDLYPKGKHFYIRYEETESELGRTTTLLKLETGQVRIIRQGDVESEQSFLPGERSIGFYQTNQGRLELEMHTHGMSSDLSRGIGWVSWSYNLIVQGEPAGLYEIKLVIQEE, encoded by the coding sequence ATGGCAACCACAGGTAAACAAAGAGTCCGCATCCGAATCGAAAGCAGGCAGGGGAAGCAGGAAACCCTGCAGTTGGCCCAAGGAGATTTGTACCCGAAAGGGAAGCATTTCTATATTCGTTATGAAGAAACAGAATCGGAGCTTGGGCGTACAACGACTCTGCTTAAGCTGGAAACGGGTCAAGTGCGAATAATCCGGCAGGGCGATGTGGAGTCAGAGCAATCGTTCCTGCCTGGAGAGCGAAGCATTGGATTTTATCAAACCAACCAGGGCAGGCTGGAGCTTGAAATGCATACTCATGGGATGTCATCGGATTTGAGCCGCGGCATAGGCTGGGTGAGCTGGAGTTATAATTTAATCGTGCAAGGGGAGCCTGCAGGATTATATGAGATAAAGCTTGTGATTCAGGAGGAATAA
- a CDS encoding response regulator yields the protein MKKKILIVDDQNGIRILLMEVFNNEGYDAYQASSGKLALEIVKKVTPDLVLLDMKIPGMDGLDILRHIKAMDASMKVIMMTAYGELDMIKEATDLGAIMHFTKPFDIDELRLAVNMQLGNESSSGFAV from the coding sequence TTGAAGAAAAAAATATTAATCGTGGATGACCAGAACGGTATTCGCATCCTTTTGATGGAAGTATTTAACAATGAAGGATATGACGCCTATCAGGCATCCAGCGGAAAACTGGCGCTTGAGATCGTTAAAAAAGTTACGCCGGATTTGGTTCTTCTCGACATGAAGATTCCCGGGATGGACGGATTGGATATTTTGCGACATATCAAAGCTATGGATGCCTCGATGAAAGTGATCATGATGACAGCTTATGGTGAACTCGATATGATCAAGGAAGCGACAGATCTTGGCGCGATTATGCATTTCACCAAACCATTTGATATCGATGAACTCCGATTAGCCGTAAATATGCAGCTTGGCAATGAATCCAGCAGCGGATTTGCTGTATGA